TAACCTAAAAAAGGAAGAGCTTCTTCAAAAAGGAAGTTTGCAAAGACAGAGCTAAATTGAGATTAGACAGAGATATTCAAAAAGAAACACAACAGAGAAGTTCTCTGATGGACAGAATTCACAAGGTAAGTTACTCTTCAATACCTAAGTGTGCATCAGACATTCCATTGCATTTCAAGGTATTAAAACTTAATGTCTTTGGTAAGCATTATAATGACATCAGCATTTTTTCCTAAGGTctgatatatatacacatacaatgACAAAAAACAATACTCAAATAGTCCCCATTGCGTCGCTGAACACCACATCGAAAATTCCCCAACAAAACTGCCAGACGGACAACATCAGCTTGCAGGTCCTGCTGGCTATTTTCTATGCACTCTTCTTCCTGTTTGGGTTGTTTGGGAACCTGCTGGCTATCTGGGTGTTTCTACGAGTTCATCAAAAGAAAAACTCTGTTCGTATTTTCCTCATTAACCTGGCTCTGGCTGACTTACTCCTTGTGATCTGCCTGCCTTTCCGAGTGGTGTACCATTCAAACAATGAACGTTGGGTGCTGCCGCCAATATTGTGCACGATGGTGGGGATTATCTTTTACATGAACATGTACATGAGTATAGTCTTACTAGGATTAATTAGTATAGATCGTTATCTGAAGTTCAAGAAGTTGTCCTGTAGGCGGTCGTTCCTGGATAGACGATGGAGCCTGCTTCTCTGCGGTGTCATCTGGGCTGTGGTTTTTGTTTGTGGCATTTGCTTCACTGTGCAGAATACAGAGCAAGGTGAATCCCAACAGTGCTTTCAATACAAAAAACTTTATGAATCCAAATGGAAAGCCTATTTAAACTTTGCCATTGTGGGTATATTTTGGATGGTCTATGGAGCATTGGTAATCTCCTACGGAAGGATCGGAATGAACCTCCTAAGAGCCTCCAAAGAGAAACCAGATT
The genomic region above belongs to Carassius carassius chromosome 11, fCarCar2.1, whole genome shotgun sequence and contains:
- the LOC132153044 gene encoding probable G-protein coupled receptor 34; protein product: MTKNNTQIVPIASLNTTSKIPQQNCQTDNISLQVLLAIFYALFFLFGLFGNLLAIWVFLRVHQKKNSVRIFLINLALADLLLVICLPFRVVYHSNNERWVLPPILCTMVGIIFYMNMYMSIVLLGLISIDRYLKFKKLSCRRSFLDRRWSLLLCGVIWAVVFVCGICFTVQNTEQGESQQCFQYKKLYESKWKAYLNFAIVGIFWMVYGALVISYGRIGMNLLRASKEKPDFPNAAKYNKTAWKSFFLLLLFTICFVPYHSVRMFYIMSQIANTSCEWIRVLDKTNEVVLLLSVFNSCLDPVMYFLFCSSIRKVTLKIICNSKMQED